In Curtobacterium sp. L6-1, a genomic segment contains:
- the rdgB gene encoding RdgB/HAM1 family non-canonical purine NTP pyrophosphatase, translating to MTGTVVLATHNQGKVVELREILGEALGGVGLVAYDGPEPVEDGDTYAANALIKARAAVAHTGLPALADDSGIAVDVLGGAPGIHSARYAGTRVDADNIALLLQNLEGVVERTAAFVCAAAFVTPSGTEHVFEAVWNGEVGTEPIGDGGHGYDPVFLPDDAEGSAAQLTRAEKNALSHRSKAFRGIAPIVREWFEGAAE from the coding sequence GTGACCGGCACGGTCGTCCTCGCGACGCACAACCAGGGCAAGGTCGTCGAGCTGCGGGAGATCCTCGGCGAGGCCCTCGGCGGCGTCGGGCTCGTCGCGTACGACGGCCCCGAGCCGGTCGAGGACGGCGACACCTACGCGGCGAACGCGCTCATCAAGGCCCGGGCCGCGGTCGCGCACACCGGGCTGCCCGCCCTGGCCGACGACTCCGGCATCGCGGTGGACGTGCTCGGCGGAGCGCCGGGCATCCACTCCGCCCGGTACGCCGGCACCCGGGTGGACGCGGACAACATCGCGCTGCTGCTGCAGAACCTGGAGGGCGTGGTCGAGCGCACCGCGGCGTTCGTGTGCGCGGCGGCGTTCGTGACCCCCTCGGGCACGGAGCACGTGTTCGAGGCGGTCTGGAACGGTGAGGTCGGCACGGAGCCGATCGGGGACGGCGGGCACGGCTACGACCCGGTGTTCCTGCCGGACGACGCCGAGGGGTCGGCGGCGCAGTTGACCCGAGCGGAGAAGAACGCGCTGAGCCACCGGTCGAAGGCGTTCCGGGGGATCGCGCCGATCGTCCGCGAGTGGTTCGAGGGCGCAGCGGAGTAG